Genomic segment of Paenibacillus sp. FSL R5-0623:
AGAGGTTCTCCCGGAATATATAGCTTGGATTGAGCAGAATGAAGAGGAGACACTTACTGGTCTTGTTAAAATTATAGAAGCAGCAAATAAGTACGACTTGGATATAGATTATGTTATTTCTAAATTTGATATTTCCATTAATTCTATGTTGAATGATAGAACTTTATCAGAAGGATACAATGAACAAATGAAAAACAATCTGTACTCAAAACTCTTATTAGAGTTGGCAATGTATTATTTTAAAAGAGAACGATACATGGAAGGAATACACAAGCTTGTCACCTGTTTGAGTTCAGCCATCAAGATTAATAATTCTAATGACATAATACAATGTGTTGCTCTCTTTGAAAGGTATAGGTCTTTTGCATCTAAAGAAATAGAAGGTATCTATTATAATCTAATGGAGGAGGCTTATAGTTATTATGAAATCAAAAAAAATCATAGCTATACTTTTGTTTAGTGCTATTATTGTTTGTTTTCCCACTATACTAATTAAAGTACAAGATCAAATCTATAGTCTGCTAGCACATGGTGATGGAATGTTGTAAGATACAAAAACTTAAACTACACTAATTAATAGCGGTTTATTTCCGAATGCGGAAGTAAGCCTTTTTGTGTTTTTATAGATTGACCGATGTAAAATACAGGATTAAAATAACATTTATTATATGTAATTGAATTATAAGTGATTTATGTGACGGAGGTGAGATCGTGGAATCGGTACCTACAATAAGAGTACATATTGAGAAATTCATGAGAGAAAAAAATCTCAAGTTGCAGCATTTTTCCGACATTACAGGAATTAATGTTGGGACTTTAAGTGCCATTCTTAAAGGTAGCAGACCGATGTCTATGAACCAACTGAATCAGATCACTTCTGTTATGGGGTTAGAGAAAGGGTATTTTTATGAGAGTTATGGGGTTGAATCCTTCATAGAATCTTCGCCCCACTGGAGACGTTTGGAGCCATATCTATATGAGTGTGCTGAGCTTTGTAAGCTGGATTGTATACAACAAGTCATCACTCATGTAACGGACGATCGATCATATATAGAAGAATTATTTGATGTAGCTGAAAGCTTTTTTGCTAGAGGATTAAAAGAAGCGGCACTCATTTTATATGAATGTGTGGCCGACAGTGAGAAGTATCAACACTCGGAGCGGTTGGCTCTTTGCCAGTACCGCATTTTCCTGCTTCAGAAAACACTGAGTAAATATGATAATCTCAATGCAGCAGTAAAGTTCGAATCGTATATTGATAAATTAAATGAAGAAGTGCAATTGGATGCAATTAAAGATTTGGCAAACGTATATAATACGATACATTTGTGGGACAAGGTTGATGCATGGGCAAGGGAACTGGAACGGAAAGCAGAATTCCAATTAAAAATTCAATCTCGTAGGCGAAAAAGTAATAAAAGAAGGCTAACAGCCTATCCTCTTTTTACATATGTAGCCTATGCAAACTTGTTAATATCAAGCGTTTATGATGCTCGTAAGGAATATGAAAATGTCCTAAAGTATATAGAAAAATACTTGGAAATAGTTGAGGTTGAGAATCCTACACAAGAGGATCAACAAATAATAGATTTGTTCCTAATATGGGGAGAAGGAAATCAATATGCTTCCCAATTAATGCTTGGTCAAGAAAATGTAATCAATTCTTATTTGGATTATATCGAAAACAACCCGTCAGAAATATTAGCTGGACTCATTAATATTTTGCAAGCATCTAACCAGTATTCTTTTAACATTGACTATGCTTTAGACAGATTTAAAGATCAGATCAATTTGTTTAATACTGACATGTATATTAAAGGTAGTTATAACGATCAAATGTTAAACCACGTATATCAAGATTTTTACTATGAATTGGCAAATTATCAAATGAAACAACGTAATTATTCACTTGGAATGGATGCCTTACTTATGTGTTTAGATCTCTCTTCTTCAAGTAAAGATGACCTGATGTGCATTAAATGTTTAGATTTGTATGGGGAGTATAGGAGTGAAGCCGCCGAAACACAGATCAGAAAGTACAAAAAATTAATAGAAAAGTTAAGTTTACCGACTTTTTAATAATGAAATATCTGGGAAGGGATGATGAAGAAGATGCACAATATTCGTTCCGTATATGTTGTTTAATTATGAACTTGCAAAGTATAAATCAAGACTAAAAGTTTATCAAACCGGTATAAATGTAATTCTTAATACACTTATCTCTTTCAATGTTTAACCAAGACGATCATTTGCCAGTAAAATGTGTTGATTTATACGGGACTTATAGACAGCAAGCTAGTTTGTCTCAGCAAGAGACGTATTCACAATTATTTAAGACGATAAATATTAAATAAAACAAACAGCCTATCTGCTTTTGAGGTAGGCTGTTTTGTATTTTGATAAAGGATTACGCAGAGCGCAATGCCTTTTCTAAAGATTTGTTTTTACAATATTATGCAAAACATATTATGTTCTAAAAAGCACTTGTAGTCATTAGCGAAACTAATAGCTTACTCATATTGAATATTTTCCAGAATGTCCTAGAGGGGGACTTGCCATGAGAGAACTGAGTAACTTGAAAGACCAAATCGAGCAAGGTCGGCAAGAGTTGAGTCGCTTGGTAAATCAATATGAAATCTCAAATATAAAAGTGATTGAACAGTCTATGGCACTGGATGAGCTAATTAATGAATATAATCGAGTTACTTTAGGAGTGAACGTAAAGAGGTGTAAAGTATTGTGAAGCTAACTTGAAATCATAGTCATACTAGAAATAGTGTTTTTATGATGATTATCAATGTTTAATAACAATAGGGCTATATTATGGATTATTATTCATAAAAAGTTTATTTAAGTTTCTTTTGAAAATGATTATATGATTAATCTGAGCACGTTCTCAATTACAAAGAAAGAAAAGAGGTGATTGCAACGTTAGGATATGGATAAAATTTGATTTAAGTCGATGAAGAGAGAATTCGAGACTCAAAGATAACACAGTCATATGATCTTAGTTTCTTTATTAAGTTAGTTAGGTTATTAACGTGACTATTTTAAAACTTATGAGGAGGTTCTATCTATGAAAAAATTTGGGAAAATTCTATTAACAGCAATTATGATTTCTTCTGTATTTTCAACGGTGGCATCTGCTTCATCTGAGGGACAAGTTTTAAGTACGAATACGCCTGAAATAGTGAGTAATAATGATATTTCTCAGACAAGTGCAATAGGTATTTTTGATCCTAATTTTAAAGAAAAAGCTAGTTCACAAGGACTTGATCCTGAAACAATTATTGCAGGGTATTATGTTCCTTTTGATAAGACCCGTTCCAATCTATCAAACGATCAGGTGCTTCCTTCTGCGATAGGAGATTACTATCTGAAAAACATTGACATGACCCAAATTACTGGAAATGTTATTGAGCGTGCGGTTGGAAAAGGCCCAGCGCCCTTGTCCTTGTCCGTTATTGATGGTGTAGCTACTACATTCTCTGCTGAGATTTCTTCGAAAGCAGGATGGGGTGGTGCAGAGATTGCTGCGAAGCTAGGTACGACCTATCAGGCAACTCGTAACTTTAACAAAACATACGGACCAATCCAAATTCCTGCAAATAAAACATATACCATTTACTGCGCACCAACATACAACTACTATTCGTTTCAGATATGGAAACAAGGTTTCTTTTCTGATTCTTATATTGGTACTTATGAGTATAAAGAGCCAACGGGTTTATACTTTTACTGGCAAGATACTACTGGTTGGTAACTAGACATAATTTCACAATTTTGGTAATATAGTAGCGCGTACAACAGCAATATTATATTATCAAAGGAGAATTTAAATTTGAAAAGTAAATTGATTTCCTTAGTAGCCCTTATCTGTTCATTTGTATTATTTGTTATTGGATTTCAGTTTATTGCTCAAAGTACTGATTGGGGTATGGACAAAGCTATGTTGGTTCTTGCAGAATACCAAAATGTAAAGTCTGATACCTCTGATATCTTTGGTAGTTTTATAAACTCAGAGATTTGGTCGTATAAAATTGAAGGAATATTATTGATATTTTTAGGGATGTTAATGTTGTATTTAGCAAATTCATTACGAAGTAAATAATGAAAAGTATTCGGGTCCCGAATACTTTTTTTCTTATTTACAATTTAATCTGTAGTTCAACATATAAGTATGAAAAAGGTTGAATTTCTTTGAAAACCTTTGTAAATAAACATTTTATTCTGCAAAGGAATAAAATATGAATTTTTTGGCAATGTATCCTAAAATGTTATACAAAGAGGGGGTGCATGCTGTGAGTGAACCGGTACAGATCACAGATAAAATCGAACGGAACCGGCAAGAGTTGAGTCGTTTGGCGGAGAATCATGGCATGCAGGACAACAAAGTCCTCCGACAGTCCATGGTACTGGACGAGCTTATTAATGAATATAATCGATTCAAATATAAAAGCCATCTCAGGAACAGACAACCGATTGCATAATGCAGTCGGTTTTTTGGTCTAATTAGTGTTCTATAGAAATAGCGTAGTCGACTGTAGCGATACAGTCGGCTTTTTTGCATTCACCCTGAAACCCATGCGTATAACTTGAAATTCCGTACCAATTCCAGGATTGGCAGGATAGCGGATGATCATTAAAACTGGATATGATGACCCCAGTTATATCCAGATTGATCTATGAAGGGGGCTCATACAATGATCGGGAGAGGGAGGGATGAACGGAAATGATGGACAAGGTACGCATTTTTTTCGGAAAAAACGTAAACCTGCGCACCAAGTTGCTCCTGTTGTTCCTGGCGCTGACGTTGCTGCCGCTAAGTTTGCAGGGAATGATGAACTACAAGCATTTCTCGCAGACGATGGATCGTAAGACCGAGCAGTTCACCATTGATATGGTTCGCCAGATTAACGCCAATCTGAATCGGCTGCTGAAGGACTTTGAGCGGTTGTCGCTCTTGCCGCTTTATGATCAGATGGTGCTTGGCATTCTAGGGAAATACAACGCTTCAATGGGGTCGGGAACATGGGCGAGGTCTGAGGATTATCTGAAAATGAAGCTTTACACATCTGGTCAAGCTTATGACCGGCCCGAGATTCGGGGGATTCATCTGATCAGCAACAGCGGCATTTTGTTCTCCAATCTCGATTCGCTGGCGGTTAAGCCGGTATGGGACAGCAGGCAGGATGACTGGTTTGCAGAGCTTGAAGACTCGGAAGGGACATGGCGCCTGCTTCCCCCGCATCAACCCGGCTATTACACGGGCATTCAGCAAGAATCGTATATATCGGTGGGCAGAGTGCTTCGAGATCCGGGTACGCTCCAGCGATTGGGGTACATTCTGATTGACATCCGTCTGGAAGCCTTCGGCCAAATGTTATCCAATCTGAATGTTGAGCAAGAGGCAAGCCTGATGATTGTCGACAGCAAGCAACGTCTGCTGTTCGAACGGACCTCAACTGGAGGAATCTCTGCGTACGACCAGTTGTTAATGCATGGACAGCTCCAAAACTATGCAGGGAACCAAAAAGTTGTTCTGGATGGACAGTCCTATCTCTATGTACAACACCATTCCAGCTATTCCGGGCTCTCGGTGATCAGTCTTACACCTATTGCTGTGATTCAAAAGGAGTCGGGTGAGATGCTCACCTTCACAATAGGGTTCGCTGTATTGTGTATGGCGGCTATATCGATTCTGGCGGTTCTGTTATCCTATCGTATCACCCGGCCGCTGATTCGACTGAAGCACCACATGATTCGGGTGGAACAGGGAGATTTTAGCCAGCGGGTAGCACACTTCAGCAATGATGAATTCGGACAGATGGGCCGAGGTTTTAACCGAATGATGGAAGAGATTCATCGACTGTTTAATGAGGTGTTCCTGCTGGGCATTCAAGAGCGGGAGGCAGAGTTGTCGGCGTTACAAAGCCAGATGAATCCTCATTTTATATACAACACACTGGAGTCCATTAACATGATGGCCATTCGCCAGAAGCATGCTGAGGTATCGGACATGGTGACGGCGCTTGGCAAGCTGCT
This window contains:
- a CDS encoding helix-turn-helix transcriptional regulator; amino-acid sequence: MESVPTIRVHIEKFMREKNLKLQHFSDITGINVGTLSAILKGSRPMSMNQLNQITSVMGLEKGYFYESYGVESFIESSPHWRRLEPYLYECAELCKLDCIQQVITHVTDDRSYIEELFDVAESFFARGLKEAALILYECVADSEKYQHSERLALCQYRIFLLQKTLSKYDNLNAAVKFESYIDKLNEEVQLDAIKDLANVYNTIHLWDKVDAWARELERKAEFQLKIQSRRRKSNKRRLTAYPLFTYVAYANLLISSVYDARKEYENVLKYIEKYLEIVEVENPTQEDQQIIDLFLIWGEGNQYASQLMLGQENVINSYLDYIENNPSEILAGLINILQASNQYSFNIDYALDRFKDQINLFNTDMYIKGSYNDQMLNHVYQDFYYELANYQMKQRNYSLGMDALLMCLDLSSSSKDDLMCIKCLDLYGEYRSEAAETQIRKYKKLIEKLSLPTF
- a CDS encoding aspartyl-phosphate phosphatase Spo0E family protein, producing the protein MRELSNLKDQIEQGRQELSRLVNQYEISNIKVIEQSMALDELINEYNRVTLGVNVKRCKVL
- a CDS encoding aspartyl-phosphate phosphatase Spo0E family protein — translated: MSEPVQITDKIERNRQELSRLAENHGMQDNKVLRQSMVLDELINEYNRFKYKSHLRNRQPIA
- a CDS encoding sensor histidine kinase — encoded protein: MMDKVRIFFGKNVNLRTKLLLLFLALTLLPLSLQGMMNYKHFSQTMDRKTEQFTIDMVRQINANLNRLLKDFERLSLLPLYDQMVLGILGKYNASMGSGTWARSEDYLKMKLYTSGQAYDRPEIRGIHLISNSGILFSNLDSLAVKPVWDSRQDDWFAELEDSEGTWRLLPPHQPGYYTGIQQESYISVGRVLRDPGTLQRLGYILIDIRLEAFGQMLSNLNVEQEASLMIVDSKQRLLFERTSTGGISAYDQLLMHGQLQNYAGNQKVVLDGQSYLYVQHHSSYSGLSVISLTPIAVIQKESGEMLTFTIGFAVLCMAAISILAVLLSYRITRPLIRLKHHMIRVEQGDFSQRVAHFSNDEFGQMGRGFNRMMEEIHRLFNEVFLLGIQEREAELSALQSQMNPHFIYNTLESINMMAIRQKHAEVSDMVTALGKLLRYTIDKVDRMVPLGEELAFVQSYVRIQQVRYDGKLEIIYDIEEGITEYLIPKLVLQPLVENAVYHGIEGLEDGGMIWVSALKFDHELLISVRDNGKGMTQAKIDELNESISKQPSNEALRCHAGDSLGLNNIAQRIRLMYGEGGSLSIDGSPGQGLVVTISIQLLPKGD